Genomic window (Acropora muricata isolate sample 2 chromosome 11, ASM3666990v1, whole genome shotgun sequence):
aagcgagaacgtcatcggaaaatgtaacttcgcgtttctgtaatcatttttcaattattcaaactcattatgcttgaaaaatgtgttctaactgtcctggaattaagttggaaccagcgcttgggagataagaagacaaaattgaacatttgtcatcatgcgctcacgtcgtccactcaactgcaaaactggtcatttcacgtcgtacaaagaacgagaacgtctacaaaatgtcaaaaaatgaaaaatgcacgtgcaaagcgtgcaaaaatcctgtttttcattgtcaaatatgcaaatttgtgggatttttgttgccgtcgtcgtcgtggttgcttaagctccctaatatttacTAAACATTTCAACTAAAGTGCGCACGGCAGCATAAGTATTCCCTTGTGTCAGAATATCCAGTAGCCAATTCTACAGTATGTccttaaatttatatttaggtaGAGCACGATCACTGTTAGGAATACTATTCCATAGCTTTGCACCAATACTTGAAAAGGAGTCTTTCAAATAGTCCGTTCTCGAATACTGTAGGTAGAAATTGCCAGCCACGGAAAATCGTATATTACGATATGTATTTTTGAAGAATAAGTGGAGAAGTTGGAAACATTTAGAGACGTAACATCAGTATTGAATACGTCGTGCATAGTAATGCAGATTGTTTTAAGATAAACATCAAGAGGAAGACCATTCGATAATATAAACAAAGGTACAGAATTTTACTTGTAGCTTGAGAACCATTAAAAGGCCGAATATATTCTGCACagcgaaaaataaaaaaatatttcaaatactttttttctaaaaaaagataactcatacaaaaactattgaaaacaaTCGTGTGGAAGGGTTTTATCAACGAATTCAATGGCCACAGAAAAaggaactgaaaaaataataattgcaagACAAATCAAAGCCTTACAAAATATCACTTAACCCTCTTCTTTACGTATGTGACTTAAAAGTACTTTCTTAGCTGTTTTATCTTGATTAAAACTAATACACAATAGAAATTATGAAAACCAAGTGTATGTCTAGTAATGAAATGTtataaaatcaagaaattttaTTGCGTCTTAGTAATGGGTAAATTGAAGACGAACATTTAATTAAAGCGTCAAAGAAATTCACAAAGATATATTCTATCGTTTGCAATCGAACTCCCTCAGTAATCTAGCAACATCCTCTCGTCTCGTTTGCTTAACGACCACTTCTGCAAAGCTCTCAACGGTGACATCAGGGTGTTCAGCTATTATGGCTAAAATCAGAGCTTTGGACGGACCATCTGGAGATGTTTTAAATCTGGCTTTTATTGTGAAGACATCGTAGTCGTAATATTTAGCTACTTCTTCGTAATAACCAAGTCCTGCAAGTTGTGTATCCAAACGTTTGCAGATCTTCTCCAAAGAATCAGAGGCGTCGTTAACAAGGTCTTCCAAAGGCTTGGATACTGAAAAAGTAACAGTAACTTTTCGCTTGAGACAAAGTTTATTATCCCAGCGTGTATGTTAGAAGTACAGACGGCAGGGTCTCTCAGGGCTTTGGGGGAATAAGGGAACAAAAGACATGACAAAAACTTGCCCCCTTGGCTAGGGCATTAGCTGCTTTACTCTGATTATGCTCGTTGCTAAACTGGATCAATGCTCATGTGCGATTGTGCTCGAACGGTCTGGGGTCGGTTGCTCGAagaatggttagcgctaaccattggttacgAGGTATCGAAACCAATAgctttctatggtagttaacattgGTTAGCACTAATCGTGCTTCAAGCAACTAGGGCCTGGggaccgtttctcgaaagttccgaaactttgggggcgcatttcgggtgacataattctctttgtatcttcaaagcaaaGGCGTCTAGATGCAAgtaactttgcagttattttaatttttattccctttacaacatatgaaaagactagctttacagaataagcaggacACAGGTTTACAAATAgcttttcgagcccgaaaagttttcgggactttcaagaaacaggcccctgggcgGCAGTCTATGAAGTTCTCAAAATGGCCTCTCAATACCACAGGCCACCCAAACACATAAATCGAACCCTCAGTCAACGTAACGAGTAGTAGGGTTCACATGGAAAACATGAAATGCCAAAAATAATCCTAGTTTATCGCGACGAAAATTAGTAAAAGAAACTTGATAGGATacgagcaaatttcaaaagtttattttacttattttaatCGCTGTAACTCAAAATTTCATGTTTCCCATGTAAACTCCAGTAATCCAAACAACGCTCATTACTCCGAGATACCTAACCAATCAGTGTGCTTGGAACAGCAAGATCACTGAATAAGAATACGCTAATAATCCTTACCTACTGCTACATCCTTGCCTAATTGGAGACCGCAGTACTTGACAGCCAAATCAACTCGAGCAACAGCGGGACTCTGCAATGCACATGCCAAGGCATGATATTTTGCATCAGATCGGTACATCTCTTGCCAATGTCTCAGAATAcctaaacaaaatattttatatgATCATAAATGTTTGAAATTATCATTAATCAGTTTTGattaaaactgaaagaaacGGTCTGTAAAACTCTAAGTCATTGCCAGCCTGAGAATGAATAAAGACCAAAGTTAACTacacttttttttgtcttcaaggATATAACATTATTCAGGCCAAACAGCTTTTCCATTCTGATGacctttgaaaacaattatCACTTGTCAAAATCACAAAATCATGTGCTAAGCCACAGTAATTAAACAATCACACTTACTATAGCATTTCTCAGAGTCTTTAGACTTGTTTGCTTCAATCTGATCAACCACAGCATCCGGGACGTTAAGCACTCGGCCAACCATTTCCCTGGAAGGACCAAGCTCATGCGCAATGAGAAGGACATCATCTTCGGAAAGGGTTCTAGAGTCCAATGACTCAATTTCATTTGGGTCTGAATTAAAAGAAATAGCTATAAAAAGAATGGCAAGGAACAAGGCTGGTGCAGTGACAGCGACGTCCAAAGCCATAGCTTCCATCCAGGTACTCCATTTTTCTCTTTCGTCAAAACTTGATCCGCTCTGACATAATTAACAGTTCGCTGAATCAATTAGTGGAgtatttcaattattattattattattattattattattattattattattattataaatgcaATGTCGTTTTTAAACCTTCTTTTCAGCGTTCACACATGGAGGACAGATCATATTTTCCACGTCACTCTACGATGTCACACAAAATACGTTAACCCATAGGTAAAAATGGATATTTTATAGAATACAACATGACTCTATACTTGTTACAGACTACAGCTAACGTTtgaattttgttgaaaatttttATAAAAGGTCCATTTTCTCAATTCTAAGGTTTTACAAACCAGAAATCTGTTGCTACAGTTCATGGACTGTACCTGCCGGCTGCACAGTCTCATTCActtcaattctttttttctttttgggtgGAACACGTGAAGAATGGCCTACCAACAGTGGCAAACAAGACGTTAACCCAAAGGCAAAAAAAGATACTACATTAAACACAACATGACTGTACCAACCACAACAGAAAATGTTTCCATGTTACTGAAAACTTTTAAAATCTCTTTATAAGAACTCAATGTTCTCAGAATTGGATAAGGTTTCACAAAAGAGAAATCTCTTGCTACATTTCATGGACTGTACCTGCCGGATGCGCACTTTCATTCTCTTcaattccttttttccttttgggtgGAACACGTGAAGAATGGCCTACCAACAGTTGCAAACAAAAGACGTTAACCCAAAGGCAAAAAGGATATTACATTAAACACAACATGACACCCATAGGCAAAAAGTATATTACATTAAACACAACATGACTGTACCAACCACAACAGAAAATGTTTCCATGTTACTGAAAACTTTTAAAATATCTTTATAAAAACTCAATGTCCTCAGAATGGGATATGGTTTCACAAAAGAGAAATCTCTTGCTACATTTCATGGACTGTACCTGCCGGATGCGCACTCTCATTCTCTTCAACTCCTTTTTTCCGTTTGGGTGGAACAATTGAAGAATATCCTACCAACATGGGAACACAAAGGACGTTAACCCATAGGTAAAAAGGATATTACATTAAACACAACTTGACTGTATCAACCACAACAGCCGGAAAATGTTTACTGAAAACGTTTAAAATCTCTTAATAAAAACTCAATGTTATCATGTTTTGATCAAGTTTTACAAATCAAAAACTTGTGTCTTTGTAAAGTAAAAACTTTCTCTTTTCTCACTAAGCTAGTCCACTTATCAAATTTCTAACAAAATATGTCCAACCACAGCCTTACAAACATTGGCACACATTTGTGTTTAAATAATTTAGTTATCCACATCTTcaattaacatcaaaataatgCATTTTTCACACTTCCAATCTTTCAAATAGATCAACGTGCCCTGGTTTCACAGCTTACATGTCTTTACAAAACCCTTCAATGCACTCtcaatgcatttttttccttttttgggtCAATgtcattttatcttttgaaaCTTCTTTCCGGGAAGGAACTTACAACAGCTCACAATAATAGAATACTGTATGTGTTCTCTATGGACAACTATATATACAAccaactttctttttttctcatgagATAATGATTAAGTCTTCTGGCTAGCACATACAAAATCCTTCAATGTACTTTTTTGGGTCAATGTTGTTTCACTTTTGACACTTCTTTCAGCAGAGGAACTTGCAGCAGCTCAAGATTAATGATTGTATGCGCTCTGTATGGGACACCCAATTTCATTGCTGCATTTGTAAGTATATCTATAAACGTACCTACAAAAAGAACGGCGAGGAACAAGGCTAATGCAGTGACAGCGATGTTCAAGGCTATAGTCTCCATGCCCTGCCCTCCAGGTCTTCTTGTTCTCTCCTTTGTCGAAACTTGATTCGCTTTGATTAATAAACAGTTTTCTGAATCAATTAGTGGagtatttttaattatttcaacGGCTTTTTCACCCTTACTTTTCACAAATTTAGAGGACAGATTATATTTTCCACCTGGCTTAGGAAGACTGAAGAAATTCTCGCGTCTACCAggtttatatgggagtgtggaggagctttgccattggtgcaAATAtagtgacatgaatttgtgaataaattggtggaatgagaggcgttcactGATCCCGTGAGGATAGAGTTTACCCAGTTCAAAGAATTTTTGTTCCAGATTTTTTCGGGTTTCTGTGTTCCAGTGATGTAAGGATaacccgcaaatagtcatgttgtgctGACAGTGTAACGTGAAATGAATATAAAATGAAGTGATGACGCTCGATTCGACGTACCGTCTGCTATCTGAGTGTCCCCTTCTGGTTCCATGGTCTGCagtgaataaaaacaaactaattACCTACCAAACAATGGTTCGACGTACCGTCTGCTATCTGAGTGTCCCCTTCTGGTTCCATGGTCTGCagtgaataaaaacaaactaattACCTACCAAACAATGAAATGACGTAACATTATTAGAGTAACGGTTATCACTCTTGCCTCACCTTCCGAGACGCCTTCTGATAGCGACAACCACCTCGCCATTTCTCTACACCCAATCAAGATTGGACGACCAAATAAATTGAGAACCGAATGAAAGCTTGTATTGAAAGGATCTCCCCTCCCTTTATTTCTTCTTTCTATAAATTGTTTATTGGATTTGAAAAACCCCAATGTGTTGCGCTCACGCCGCTATCAACTGCGTGTTATGTATAGTCGACCTATAATAATATAAGTGCTACTTGTCACCTGTATTTCTAATGCTAGCAATCAGTCACCAAGCGAAGTATATTCATTTGCTCACAAGTATTGGCTGTAATCTTTCCATGTATCTCGCCATCATTATGAATATAAGTCATTGAAAAACAATCTTTGAATAAACTGGTTCATACTTTATCGAGAAGTTAACCAAGGCATCACGAGTTCCAATTCATCATCCCAACACTTTGCCTTAAAAAGGAAATCGATTTACCTGGGTATGGGGTACTTCGAACCACATCTCCCATCCAGGACTGACTGTTTCATCGCAGAAATTCTTCAGGCAAATCAGTTCTTCCCCAGGACCAACTCGCAGAAGGTGCAAGCAATCGTCTTGATCACAACTCGTCCTCTCGTGAAGATGACACGTGCATTCCAGGCAATAGGTGCACACAACACTCAGCTCATACCGAAGATTGCTTAACCAAGAAAGGTCACGTGAAAAGTCCTCTAAGGTTCTCTCGATAAAGTTGCGAACTTCAATAGCCATTTTGTTTGAGGCATTCTTCGATTGAGGTTTGCAGGAAGACGTATTCCTTGTCTTTAAAACGATTTTGATGAACCTCTTTCTGCATACCAGGATAAGAGCAAATGTGATCTGTTTTCCGATGAAAAGCCTGGCCCCATTGTCGAAAAGCTGTGGAGTTTTTTTTAACCCATTTTCCGAACACCAATGAATGAACTTCGACACAAGCTGAGGAAAGAGCCCATGCGGAACAAAAccatcaagaaaatgaagaaccAGTGGACACGGATCACATCCAGAAGGCTTGATCTCACACAGTGCTGATGGCGATGATCTTAGCTGCGTCGGAACAAAATATCTTTGTTCATCTTGGTTTTTGTCAGTGGCAATCGAAAATTTGGCAATCAGCCCATGCCGCTCCATCAAATCCAGAATATCTTGTTTGCAAAGGCCTTTGTCCATGAACTTGGAAAATACGTGGTCGACTAGTGCTATCCTCAGAATTCCGTTTACTTCCAGGTCTCTCCAATGTTCCTTGTAGCAAGGATTCTGGATTCGACGGAAACATAAACACAAATATCAACTTGTTTCCAGCTAGAGAAAACTGTTGAAAACCCCCAACATTTCACTATCTAGGGTCATCTGAAAGAATTTAGGCTTCTACCCATGGCatacattgaatttcaattaAGACGTAAGACCTGAACTCAGTTTAAAGGCTTTGCGCTAAGACTCTGCTGGAGCACAGTATTAAAGTAACCGAACTCGGAAGGCCACACTTCGACCCCCAATGGGAACACTTACAATTTTCTTTAAGTCTCGCGAGTCACAGAAAGACATCTTAAAATgtttgacatgatttttttcGGAGAGAGGGCAAAGTCATCCTTAAGAAGGCGGTAAATAGAAATGCACGAGTAGAATCAATACTTACAGACTCGTCAAAAGGCCGCACGGTTATAAGTTGCTTGAACAGGTCGATCAGCCACTGGGCCTTGAGCACTACAGTTTGACGATGCTTTACAATCACGCCAAGATCATGATAGAAATTCAGCATGGCTGTCACTTCTTCCTCGTCTTCGATTTGGCAAAATTGTCGAATAACAGAGACAAGTTGATTGTGATCCATGAAGTATGTCTGCTTGGCCACAAGAGCATCAACagctctttcaaacttgaaccATCTgggaaaagagaaataatgCTGTGAAATACTTGGGGGCCGGTTGATCAAGGCATGATTAGAGCTAACGAAACCAAGACGCTTCTATGTTAGTTAAcgatggttagcgctaaccatgtttccaacaaataataataataataataacatttatttctatagcgcaaattcaactgtacagttttcaaatgcgctttacaatgttaaaataataagctaacaattataataataaatttacatgaATGGATAgtgatacaaaacaaaaaaaacaatattaaaactATAATTGTgataaaatcttaaaatgtaTTTACATGACATctataaaaatatatacatatgcTCCATACTCTTGTAGttgcataaaaataaatatgtcTTCAACTTCTTTTTGAAATGCTCAAGGTTTTGCTCCTGTCTAATTGACAATGGAATAGCATTCCATAGTTTGGGGGCCGCTGCAGCAAAAGCGCGGTTCCCCAGGGTAGGTAATGTACGAAAATTAGGTGTTGAGAGGAGCACCTTGTTATTCGATCTGAGCCCGTAACTTGAATTCAGTTTAAGGTTAACTAATTCACAAATATATGCAGGTGCCTGCCCATTGATGGCTTTAAAAGTCAATAAAATTATCTTAAAGTCAATTCTACTTTTAATATCCAGCCAATGAAGATCAACTAATAGAGGGGTAATGTGACAGAACCCGGGGACCCGATGAATGAGTCTGGCTGCGGCGTTCTGCACTCGTTGAAGCTTGGCAAGGAGATTGCTTGGTAGGCCGTACAGAAGGGAATTACAGTAGTCCAGGCGACTTGTGACAAACGCATGAATCAGTTTTTCTGTAATTTCTTGTGTTAAGAACTTTCTAATCCTACAGATATTGTCAAGATAAAAGAAGCCAGCTTTACAAGTCTTAGTAACATGCGCATTCATCGTGCAATTGTTATCAAACCAACAGCCTAAGTTCCTTATGGCTTCAGTGCTTGGTACAATTTTAGAATCTCCCACTGCCAGGTTGTCGATTTTCACCTTCTTCAACTGTGCTTTTGTGCCAATGAGGATCACCTCAGTCTTGTCGTCATTGATTTTAAGGCTATCCTTAGTCATCCAGTTCCGAATATCTTGTATACATGCTTCCATAGAGGCAACAGCAGATTCTTGAGCCGCGGTGTCGTCAGGCTGAAAAGCGAGATACAACTGAGTATCATCCGCGTAACAGTGTACCGTAGGTAGATGATTACTCACAATATCAAATAGTGgggtcgtgtaaatggaaaaaagcAACGGTCCGAGACAGGACCCTTGAGGTACACCGACGTCCATGTTAAACTTATCAAGAGTTGCATCATCAATAACTACTTGTTGGAATCGACCTGACAGATACGATTTAAACCACTCTAGTGCTGTTCCTGTGAAACCGAACTTAGTCTCAAGACGGAGCAACAACACTGAGTGATCAATCGTATCGAATACTGCGCTTAAATCTAAAAATACTAGCAGTGTTACTTGCTGTTTGTTCATGTTCAATAAAATATCATTGCGCACTCGGAGTAAAGCTGTTTCTGTACTATGAAGAGGGCGATAGGCTGATTGCAACACAGGCAGAAGCCCATGGGTTATGACATGGGAAACAGCCTGTTGAGCAACAGCCTTTTCGGTGAGCTTAGACAGAAACTGTAAATTGCTCACGGGACGAAAGTTCTTCTTTATTAGCTCCAGCTTAGGTTTCTTGATCGTCGGCTTTACAAGCGCACCTTTCCATTCTTCCGGAAAGTCGCCAGACTCGAGAGAGAGGTTGATGATAGACGAGATAGCAGGTGATAATTCATCCACGCACTGCTTGACAATACTAGTGGGCAGCGGATCGCTTGCACATGACTTTGAGGGCGCACTTGTGATAAGTTTTTGCACAGACGCCAACGGAATGTTATTGAACTTCGAAAAAAGCGTCCCCTTGAATGTGGAAGATGAACAGTGAATTTATCTCTCTTGTAATCATCAAATCAAGTGTATGCCCGCATCGGTGTGTTGGTGTTTTCACATGCTGGGCCAGTCCCAAAGAGTCTAGAAGATCGAGGAATTTGATTGCATCTGGATCATCTGGGACGTCTACATGAATATTTATATCTCCGGTTATGAGTAGAGGTTCTGGTGTCAAAactgccaggtgatctggtgacgtcatgaagaGGTCTgggcacaaaaattttaatgccgtatcccacaaacgcgcgcggcctgagctgttgttttcgaatttaaaacatggcagTCGCAGTGGCGCATCTCGTCGGTTCTACTTGAACTTTTACTCTCTGCATtcggtaacaggaaatgtgggaGACACGGAGAATGATCTGTCACGTTTTTGCAATGGAACACTGCAGGAGTTAAAGAGTTGGATGCGTTAGGTCGTTGGTGTTGAAAATCTCAGCTGATAGGCCATGCTGTTGAAGTGTAAGCACAAATCTGCACggttttatttgattattttggtttccagtaCTTTCAGCTGCATTAAGTTGcctttgtttggttattaaagCTACTTTTCGCACAATAATGTGTGGATTTTGCCTTTAGTTAAGCTTACTTTAACTGCTCGTAGATAAACCACGTTTGATGTCCACACTTGTCCACACTTAGTACAGTCGAATGAAAACGCGGGTGTCACAGTTTTGGCGGGCTTTTGGGAAGCTAGCTTGTCTCCAGTGTTGCCATGTCTGAGGACTTTAAATTTACGCAAtatattgttttcctttttgctcggTGTCTTTTCGGtgagttttgttgttgttgcgatttTCGGCACTGCAATGTCTCGCCAAGCAAAGGAAAATGTCTGCGACGCTCAGTCAATTCCAGTACGCCTGCATTGAccgtttgaaaactgccacaagtcttacaacagcaagaaacatataaatgaacactttctttctaccgccatggaccgccatgttttaaattcgaaaacaacacctcaggccgcgcgcggttgtgggatatggcgttaaaatttttggccgaggccttttcatgacgtcaccagatcacctggtgtaGACTCCAAGTAGTCAGCGAATTCATCCAGAAAGGTTGAAACGCCAATAGGGTGAGCCGGTGGGTATGGAATCCTGTACACTACAACCAGTCTTAACTTATCAGAACCGGAAATGACAATATACTCTGCAAATTCAAACGATGTCTTCTCCCCTTCGGTGATTTTAGTAAACAGAATAGGTGATCTGTGTATGACAGCAATGCCACCTCCCTTTCGCCCAGATCAGCAATGACCAGTAAAACTGTAACCTGGGGGAATAAGGCCTAAACGCGACTTTCAACGAGGCAGTATGGTCCAACAGCGCCAAAGGACGCTGCAAATCCGGGATTTGCATGCAGATGATCTGGATTCAAATCATACTCTGGTCAACTCCATGCTTTTAGCGAATTGAACTTCTTAACCAAGTTCAGTtacatttgaaatttttcttttactaTTGTTTCTTTCATAACTGTTTTTTATGGAGGTGGTGAACTAGCCTGATAATCAAGGCACATTCACAATGACATTACAAATCATTCACTCttgttctctctttttttccctACATTTTAGCAAATACTGTCTTCTGTCTTGGTGTCAtaatagaaaagaaaagcaaagttaCGAAGTTTTCTTACGGTGTGCGCTAATATTTTAATCTTGAAACATTTTGGACTGTGTACTAAAAGTAAATTATAATCAACGCAACAGCGGCAAAGAAACCCAACTGGTCAGCGTCTTATTAGAAGAGCATGGAAAACTGCGTTTAGGATATCTAGAAACAAATTCAGGTTGTGGCATGAGCGAGATTTCCATCAAGGTCACCCGCAACAGGgctcaaaaaatatttgaattccatCTTGCCCATTGGGCAAGTAACCCTCAACTTTTGCTTATCCGGAGCACTTGCCCAAGTTTTccaactcattaataattcatgaccCAAAGATGGAAGTCATACTTAACACGCGTGTTTAATGTAACAACCACATCTTGACTGCAATCCTCTTAGTGCTGATCACTTTCATGTTTACGGCATTATATTGTCATACTTTCACAACTTTTAACTTCTTCATTCCACCTTTATGAAAATGTACGGTCTGTAATAATCACATTGAAGTAGTGTGCTACATTGTCAGATACTCTCAGCTTTCCCAATACGATGTCATAGAGCTTTTTTGACTGACTGTTTTTATACGACTTCTGGTACcttaatatttttcaaaaattctcaacaaccttaaagaaaaatgaGGATTATTATAATGATGCACTTGGCATTTTACAATAAAGCCTACCTTAAATCGTCTTACAGTTATATAGCAAACTAAAACACGCAACAAGTAAAAGTTCCACGTGTCTCTTGGTGAAGGATGATTTCATACAAGAGAGAAATTTTGGATGTATTGCGTAGTAAGATGCGTGTAAAAACAGCTCGAATGCTGTGAGAAGCCTTAACAACAAATGGACATCTTCGTGCCCAAAAAGCATAAGGGAAGCAGAGCGATAGAGACAGTTACTCAAATTCAACCTTCCCTGGAATTTTCGAACGaggtaaaaaaaatgtcatcaGGAATTAAATTTACAGCTTTGATATATCGTTTTGAGTTAAGTTTTGTACagagaaaatggaaaatgattgcagaaaatcgctaaaattttaagaaattaaCAGAGCGTTTTCGTTCCCAACGTGGCTATTTTTAATCCtagaaagaaatttgattgAGGCAGCCTTTTGATCACGTGCTAGGCAACCACTTCCCAGCTGTGACCCCACCGTCATGCAATCAACAAAACTACGCTATAAATCGTAATTTTCGTCAAGCCTTATCTAAACGCTTGATTACCCTTACGCGCAAAAGTTACCCTTTCTTCTCAAAATCTTTATCTAAAATTTCGTAGGCGAACGGCTTGCCTGGGCTCTTGCCCGAGGGGCAAGTTAGAAGACAAAGTTACTTGCCCGAGGGGAAAGTCTTCTTGTCCCGGACAACCGGAGGGGAGATATTTCGAGCCCTGCCGCAAACGATTGATGTGATGTGATTCCCAGCTTAACAACACCGACACCAAATATAAATTGATTTCTACAGAACATCAATGAGATTGGATAAATCGGCCTTCATACCTCAAAGGTACCTCTTCACCCATGTAGGGTTCCTCTTTCAAGATTTCTATGATTCTTTGGCGTAGCGTCTGGACACCTTCGTCGTTTTCCGTCTTGTTATCGACAGCAAAAAATGGTGCTGTGACGTGTTTCACATACGTCTTGTCTACAATACTCTTCTTGATGCGCTCTTCCATGGTATTTACTTCTTCGAAAGGCTGATCTAAATTTGTTCCAACGATAATCACTGGCGGCTGTAGATAGGACGGCTTCTTTCCTTGATGTGCAACGTTTTCCTTGGCAGAAGATCGGATGCAGTGGACTGAGACTAGCCATGACAACAAATTATCCAAGTTGGTTTCATGGTTCGCATTGTCCAGGCTGATGTTATTGACGCCTTGTCTGACACAAGGCTCTGCTGTTGCCAGTAAGTTCTTATTGAGAGTATACACCAAGATGTAAACTGCTCGCCAAGACAGAAACACAGAATGTGAAGCATAATAAAGATGCTGGCCGGCAAAATCCCAAACATTTAAGATTACTTCCTTAGATTTGATGTCATCTTCTAGTTGAAGGCTTCGTAAATAACGCACAACTAAGTCTGTGGCATCGTTTGGCAAAATCGTGGAATTGATATTTAATTGAAGCTCGTTACTGTCGTTTTCGTCAACTGGCTTTTCTTCAGAGAATACTTTCTGTCGATCCTCTACAATCATGCTTTCCTCTCTCGTATCGGTTACTACATCTGACAATAACTTTGGCTCCTCGAAATCTTTCCTTTCCTCTACTTCA
Coding sequences:
- the LOC136888900 gene encoding uncharacterized protein isoform X2, whose protein sequence is MDNALGKGRLYTTNQRPFKSLGEYQKAIEYHKNRLEIAIEIGDRAGEGTAYGNLGNCYQSLSDYRKSIEYQEKHLKIAIEIGDRGGEGTAYGNLGICYQSVSDYRKSIEYHEKHLKIAIEIGDRGGEGAAYGNLGNSYHALGDYRKSIEYHEKHLKIAIDIGNRGEEGAAYGNLGSCYQSLGVYRKSIEYHEKHLKIAKEIGDRSREGAANGNLGNCYRSLGDYRKSIEYHEEHLKIAKEIGDRGGEGAAYGNLGSCYQSLGVYRKSIEYHEKHLKIAIEIGDRGGEGTAYGNLGNCYHSVSDYRKSIKFHEKHLKIATEIGDRRGEGTAYGNIGIAYWSLGDYRKSVEYLEKHLKSAREILDRGGEGKAYGNLGVAYRSLGDYRKSIEYLEKYLKIAVEIGDRRGEGRTYGNLGSCYQSLGDYRKSIDYNEKHLKIAIEIGDRGGEGTAYGYLGNSYCLLGDYRKSIDYNEKHLKIAIEIGDRGGEGTAYGYLGNSYCLLGDYRKSIEYHEKHLKIAIEIGDRSGEGKAYGNLGNSYHALGDYQKSIEYHEKHLKIAIQIGDRAGEGSAYGNLGIAYRSLADYRKSIEYHEKHLKIAIEIGDRGGEGAAYENLEIAYRSLGDYRKSIEYHEKHLKIAMKIGDRGGEGGAYGNLGITYRSLESRGKRLLYPELTTAPKRQSQNTDFDESVSFKPETVSIDDVPLIAHELGPSSKTVGRVLNVPDAGSSVPAEIRGRGPEAERAFQKAMKSGKVKVYRARIMLLGQDRAGKTSLKKSLLSLPFDPKEESTVGVEVDRSKCELEVDEVQNWMPIERTKREMSEFEEELARFIVMDLRRTKANDNDSIATDSNVEEVKITDEVEERKDFEEPKLLSDVVTDTREESMIVEDRQKVFSEEKPVDENDSNELQLNINSTILPNDATDLVVRYLRSLQLEDDIKSKEVILNVWDFAGQHLYYASHSVFLSWRAVYILVYTLNKNLLATAEPCVRQGVNNISLDNANHETNLDNLLSWLVSVHCIRSSAKENVAHQGKKPSYLQPPVIIVGTNLDQPFEEVNTMEERIKKSIVDKTYVKHVTAPFFAVDNKTENDEGVQTLRQRIIEILKEEPYMGEEVPLRWFKFERAVDALVAKQTYFMDHNQLVSVIRQFCQIEDEEEVTAMLNFYHDLGVIVKHRQTVVLKAQWLIDLFKQLITVRPFDESNPCYKEHWRDLEVNGILRIALVDHVFSKFMDKGLCKQDILDLMERHGLIAKFSIATDKNQDEQRYFVPTQLRSSPSALCEIKPSGCDPCPLVLHFLDGFVPHGLFPQLVSKFIHWCSENGLKKTPQLFDNGARLFIGKQITFALILVCRKRFIKIVLKTRNTSSCKPQSKNASNKMAIEVRNFIERTLEDFSRDLSWLSNLRYELSVVCTYCLECTCHLHERTSCDQDDCLHLLRVGPGEELICLKNFCDETVSPGWEMWFEVPHTQTMEPEGDTQIADANQVSTKERTRRPGGQGMETIALNIAVTALALFLAVLFVGYSSIVPPKRKKGVEENESAHPAGHSSRVPPKRKKGIEENESAHPAGHSSRVPPKKKKRIEVNETVQPADPNEIESLDSRTLSEDDVLLIAHELGPSREMVGRVLNVPDAVVDQIEANKSKDSEKCYSILRHWQEMYRSDAKYHALACALQSPAVARVDLAVKYCGLQLGKDVAVVSKPLEDLVNDASDSLEKICKRLDTQLAGLGYYEEVAKYYDYDVFTIKARFKTSPDGPSKALILAIIAEHPDVTVESFAEVVVKQTRREDVARLLREFDCKR